TTCCATCACCAACTGATTCCCCTGGCGCTCACTGGTATAAACAGGAAGCTCATCCAGATTTACAATTAAGCGGGTACGGTCTTCACTAGAAACGATCACAGCACTTCGAGCAGCACCAATTCCGAGAGAATACTTCTTTTCAGGTAATACACTTTCAACACCTACAAAATCCATTACGATACGAGCGGGCTGTTCAATGGTATAGCCAGTGGGCTCTGGAGGAATATCACTAAAAGTTAAGCGTAACTGCACCTTGCTTCCCGGCAATTCAGAAAACTGGATATCATTAAGCTGGTTAGCCTGAGCCTTCGATGCAGCAGCAAATATGAATACGGCAAGCAGTAATAACTGGAAAGGGACCAAAAACTTGGCAAAATGCTTATTAATCATTATCCGTTGTCCTTCTCTTCCAACGCGAGTGCCCTCGGCCTCTCAATCCAGCCTCCGGTACCATCTGGTATAATTTCTAATACGTCGAGCTGTGAAGCTGTCGCATTCACTACCCGCCCATGATTTTTGCCCAAGTAATTACCGACGGTGATTCTATGGATACCGCTATCTCCGTCTTCGACCAGTGCCCATAACTGGCCATTAATAGATAGTGTACCCACCATAGATAAGGCATCAAAATTTACGCTCTCTAGAAGCTCCTTTTGCCTGGCTAAATCTGGAGCGACTTCCAGCCTACGACCAACTAATCGCTGCTCCGACTCTAATATTGGACGAGTGAAAGGGCTGCGTTGTGCTGCTGAGCTATAGACATATGGACTATATGGGGTAAAGGTGGGGATAGGCTCGACCTGCCCCTTAGGCCTTCGCTCGATTTCAGCCATTCTCTCATGAAGGTCACTATGATCTGCATCCAAGCTACAGCCTGTAAGAGCAAGAAGGGTAGCCCCAATGACTACATTTCTGATCATCCTTCTTCCTCCTGATCCTTGTAGCGATATGTTTTCGCATTGATCACCATTTCAAGCAGGCCGCCGCCATCTTTGTTGGTTGAAATAGTGAAATCATGGAGAGTCACAATCCTGGGCATGCCAGCAATTCCGCTCACAAAAGAGCCAAATTCATGATACCCACCTTGAACTTCAATACGAATAGGCAGCTCTACGTAAAACTCACCAATTAATTCATCCTCTAAGGCTACCTTCTCAATAGTAAGCCCGCTCCCACGGCCATACTCATCAATATCCTCAAGCAGACCTGGTACCTCAGTATCTTTCGGTAATTGCTTCAATAAAGCGCCAAAAGTTTCCTTCATCTCCACTAGTTGGTCACGGTAAACATCGAGGTTCGCAGCTTCAAACTGCTTAATTTCAAACTGGCCAAAAAGTTCTCTTTCTTTATTGGCAGCTCTCTCCAAGTTGGTATAAAGATTACCAATCCATAAGTAGTACCCGACCGCAACCAAGATAGATGAAATAATCAGTAAAAGAGCAATACGGCCTGCCAAGGGCCACACCCCAACTCTAGAAAAATCGATATCATTGATATCGAGATCTTGAAGTTGCTTAAGAGTATCTGCGAGAGCCATTGTTAAATTCCTTTAGTCGCCAGTACCTACTTGCTCACTTTCACCGCTATCATTCTCTCCGCGGCCGCTCAACTTAATAGCAAGCTGAAATGCACTGGCCTGCTCACCATACTCCGGACTTGCAGTGACATCAGTCAATGCAGGCGACTCATACCAATCAGACTGGTCCAGGTTACGCATAAAAGATGATACCCGGTTGTTAGACTCCGCAATCCCAGACAGGTCCAAATTTCCACCTTCGCGTTTAATCTCTAGCAACCAAAGCCCTTCGGGTGTTGCCTGTACCAATTCATCAAAATAACGTACAGCCAGAGGCCTGTTACCCTGTAACTCCTGGATAACTCGCATACGGTCAATCAGTTCTTGCCTTTTTTTCTTGAGTTCCTTTATTTCAGCTACTTGCTTATCAAGGGCATTAATTTTGATCTGAAGCACTCGGTTACGCTCTTCCTGATCGGATACCTGTTTATCCACAGCTTTCATCCACAAGAAAACAGATAATCCAGCAGCCAAGACCACAAGAAAGGCTACTTGCTGAAAGTCCTTTTGCTTCTTAGCTCGGTATTCCTGACGCCAGGGAAGTAAGTTAATCTTGGCCATATCAGTACTCCTTCTCCCGCATCGCTAACCCTGCGGCAATCATCAACGCAGGTGCCTCATTGGCCAGAGATTGGCGATTAATTCGCGAGGAGAGGCTCATCCCATGGAAAGGATCAGCGACTAGAGTGGGTTTACCCAATTTCTCACCAACTAACTCGGATAACCCCTCCATTGCTGCAACGCCACCGCTGAGTAGGATGTAATCCACATCGCTGTAGGAAGTGGAAGAGTAAAAGAACTGTAATGAGCGGGTAACCTGCTGGATTACCGCATCCCGAAAGGGCTCCAGTACCTCTGCATAGTAATCATCCGGTAATCCACTACCGCCCTGGTGCTTGGCCAGAGAGGCTTCCTCCGCGGAAAGACCATAGCGGCGCTGGATTTCGTCGGTAAGCTGGCGACCACCAAAAAGCTGTTCTCGTGTGTAAACAGTTTTGCCATCAATAAGAACTGACAAGGCGCTCATGGTGGCGCCAATATCAACTACTGCAACAACCATTTGCTCCTGAGGTGGGAATTGATCCTCCAGCAGGGTGTATGTCCGCTCTATGGCATAAGCTTCCACATCGACTACACCAGCCTCCAGATCGGCCTCGCTGAGAGCGGAAATCCGCTGCTCAATATTCTCGCTGCGACATGCCGCGAGCAGAACTTCCACCTGCTCCTCGCCCTTTTCAGATGCCCCCTGCACTTCGAAGTCCAGGCTCACCTCCTCAAGCGGGTAGGGAATGTACTGGTCTGCCTCAAGAGCTATACGCGCCTCCAGATCCTCATCGGAAAGATCCGCAGGCATTTCCAGGGTCTTGGTGATCACAGCCGAGCCAGAAACGGCTACCGCAGCGCGGCGCAAACGGGTTTTAGATCGGCGTACCACCTTACGAATAGCCTCAGCTGTGGCACCGACATCATTGATGTTCTTGTCCACCACCGCATTGGGTGGCAGGGGTTCCACGGCATAACTTTCGACACGATATTTATTGCCATTGCGACTTAGCTCCAGCAACTTCACTGCGGTCGAGCTAATATCGAGTCCCAGCATGGCCTTAGGGCCTTTGTCCAAAAAAGGGAAAATTCCCATTTTTCTTATCTTTTCCGTGGGTTATGAAAGTTTGATGTTATAGCACTTTAAATTACCGCTTCAACCAGCATTTGCATAGGTAATAGCGCACAATATTCGTATAATTATTCACCGACTCATAAAGATGAAGTACACAGAAGCAGTTTCATGACCGTAAAAGCCCGAAATCGTCTACTAGCACTGCTCTGGCTCTGCCTGGCCGGAACAGCCGGCGCAGCCATGACTTTCGCCAGTATTTATCTCTATCTGAAGCCCGGGCTGCCCTCCGTTGAGAGCCTACGGGACATACGTCTGCAGACCCCCCTGCGTGTTTACTCACAGGACATGAAGCTGATTGGCGAGTTCGGGGAGAAACGGCGCAACCCTATCACCATTGAACAGACCCCGGAACCGTTTATCAAAGCAGTATTGGCCGCCGAAGACGCAAGCTTTTATTCCCACAATGGCGTCTCTATCAAGGGGTTAATGCGCGCGGCCTCGCAACTGATACGAACCGGCTCCATCCAATCGGGCGGCAGCACTCTGACCATGCAGGTGGCGCGTAATTTTTTCTTGAGCAGAGAGCAACGATTTGTACGCAAGTTCAATGAAATCCTGTTGTCCTTACAGATTGAGCGCGAACTCAGTAAAGACGAAATTCTCGCCCTTTATATCAACAAGATCTTCTTAGGTAACCGCGCCTATGGCTTCCAGGCCGCAGCCCATGTGTACTATGGCCGTGATATCAAGGAGCTGAACCTGGCACAGTGGGCCATGATGGCTGGCTTGCCCAAGGCTCCCTCCACCTTCAATCCCATTGCCAACCCAACCAGGGCTCTAGTACGCCGCAACTGGATACTGAAGCGGATGCTCGACCTGGACTATATCGACCAAGACGAATATAAACATTCCATCACCGCTCCGGTAACGTCCAGCTATCACAGCCGCGACCTGGATTTGGACGCCCCCTACATTGCCGAGATGGCCCGTAAAGAAGCGGTAGAGCTGTTTGGTGACAACGCCTATACCGATGGCTACCAGGTCATTACCACCGTTGACAGTCGCCTGCAGGACCAAGCACGTAAGGCCTTACAACATGGTCTGGAAACCTACGACGCCCGCCACGGCTACCGCGGCCCAGAGCAGCGCCTACCTCCAGAGCTGCTACACGACAGCGACCAACTTATCGACTTACTCAATGAGATACCGGTATTGGGCGGTCTGGAGCCGGGAGTAGTAACGGCGGTAGAGCCGAAGCTGTTGCAAGTTCAATTGCGCAACCGCCGAGTAGTTGAAGTCCCCTGGGAAAACGGTCTTAAATCCATACGCCCATATATCTCTGAAAGTGCCCGTGGGCCATTGTTAAAAGCCGCAGACAAAATGTTCGCCCCTGGCGATGTTGTGCGGCTGCGTCGTGTGGAGGTTGGAAATACGGAGGACAGCGAGAATAGTAACCAGGTACTGAGCGCTGCTGAGGAAGTAGCTCAGCCAGACCCCTTTGCGGAACCTGAAGAGGAAAACCTGAATCCCCAGGAGCCTCAAGTTACTGAAGAGTGGGAGCTGGCCCAGGTGCCAGCGGCTCAAGGAGCACTGGTTTCCATTGCACCTGAAGACGGCGCCATACGTGCTCTGGTCGGCGGCTATGACTTCCGCCAGAGTCACTTTAACCGCGTGA
This DNA window, taken from Microbulbifer sp. GL-2, encodes the following:
- a CDS encoding pilus assembly protein PilP — protein: MIRNVVIGATLLALTGCSLDADHSDLHERMAEIERRPKGQVEPIPTFTPYSPYVYSSAAQRSPFTRPILESEQRLVGRRLEVAPDLARQKELLESVNFDALSMVGTLSINGQLWALVEDGDSGIHRITVGNYLGKNHGRVVNATASQLDVLEIIPDGTGGWIERPRALALEEKDNG
- a CDS encoding type 4a pilus biogenesis protein PilO, which encodes MALADTLKQLQDLDINDIDFSRVGVWPLAGRIALLLIISSILVAVGYYLWIGNLYTNLERAANKERELFGQFEIKQFEAANLDVYRDQLVEMKETFGALLKQLPKDTEVPGLLEDIDEYGRGSGLTIEKVALEDELIGEFYVELPIRIEVQGGYHEFGSFVSGIAGMPRIVTLHDFTISTNKDGGGLLEMVINAKTYRYKDQEEEG
- a CDS encoding PilN domain-containing protein, whose product is MAKINLLPWRQEYRAKKQKDFQQVAFLVVLAAGLSVFLWMKAVDKQVSDQEERNRVLQIKINALDKQVAEIKELKKKRQELIDRMRVIQELQGNRPLAVRYFDELVQATPEGLWLLEIKREGGNLDLSGIAESNNRVSSFMRNLDQSDWYESPALTDVTASPEYGEQASAFQLAIKLSGRGENDSGESEQVGTGD
- a CDS encoding pilus assembly protein PilM, giving the protein MGIFPFLDKGPKAMLGLDISSTAVKLLELSRNGNKYRVESYAVEPLPPNAVVDKNINDVGATAEAIRKVVRRSKTRLRRAAVAVSGSAVITKTLEMPADLSDEDLEARIALEADQYIPYPLEEVSLDFEVQGASEKGEEQVEVLLAACRSENIEQRISALSEADLEAGVVDVEAYAIERTYTLLEDQFPPQEQMVVAVVDIGATMSALSVLIDGKTVYTREQLFGGRQLTDEIQRRYGLSAEEASLAKHQGGSGLPDDYYAEVLEPFRDAVIQQVTRSLQFFYSSTSYSDVDYILLSGGVAAMEGLSELVGEKLGKPTLVADPFHGMSLSSRINRQSLANEAPALMIAAGLAMREKEY
- a CDS encoding penicillin-binding protein 1A, which encodes MTVKARNRLLALLWLCLAGTAGAAMTFASIYLYLKPGLPSVESLRDIRLQTPLRVYSQDMKLIGEFGEKRRNPITIEQTPEPFIKAVLAAEDASFYSHNGVSIKGLMRAASQLIRTGSIQSGGSTLTMQVARNFFLSREQRFVRKFNEILLSLQIERELSKDEILALYINKIFLGNRAYGFQAAAHVYYGRDIKELNLAQWAMMAGLPKAPSTFNPIANPTRALVRRNWILKRMLDLDYIDQDEYKHSITAPVTSSYHSRDLDLDAPYIAEMARKEAVELFGDNAYTDGYQVITTVDSRLQDQARKALQHGLETYDARHGYRGPEQRLPPELLHDSDQLIDLLNEIPVLGGLEPGVVTAVEPKLLQVQLRNRRVVEVPWENGLKSIRPYISESARGPLLKAADKMFAPGDVVRLRRVEVGNTEDSENSNQVLSAAEEVAQPDPFAEPEEENLNPQEPQVTEEWELAQVPAAQGALVSIAPEDGAIRALVGGYDFRQSHFNRVTQAARQPGSSFKPFIYASAIERGYTAASMINDAPIIFEETNLQDVWRPENDGGTFLGPTRLRMALYKSRNMVSIRLLQALGLDYALGFVEGFGFDRSKLARNLTIALGSSALTPLEMVRGYAAFANGGYRVEPYLVDRVLDVNGEVLYQALPLTVCNDCPEPGSEPQNFNREPVDLAALQQDEEGPDQGEEPAELHVLPVGPIDPSKTQARPLAPRAMSSETAYIMDSILKDVIKKGTGRRARAMKRGDIAGKTGTTNGPRDAWFSGYSPHLATSAWVGFDSYGELGKNEYGGSAALPIWIEFMTAALEGLPERHLPQPDDIVTVRINPKNGLRTSYGGMFEIFRTNRVPSREVYNPYRNRYTDDDMDMPGQEQPSESLPEELF